A genomic segment from Flavobacterium sp. 9R encodes:
- a CDS encoding sensor histidine kinase has translation MNLNILKNNTSNSFLAQGLIWCFFIIASLVQFYEAPYKISSDFFVQWASGIIVFYFNYFYCVPHLLLQKKYGTYFLYLIALIGFFMIIRSLYFMPEFRTDFPIRNNGSSNLPPINPRLRPRNRPLFFKFFPSLFYILLTAISTIIKILSEYYSNQQNKLIAEAQKNASDLIYLRKQTNPHFLFNSLNSIYSLAHKKSDLVPDAIVTLSELMRYMLYETDNKYVFLENEINYIKNYIDLQKLRLNNIENITINVHGDTKNKFIEPLLLISFIENAFKYGTDYKGAAYVKIRISIVDNDLDFFVENKVEKITIDPKNSGIGLSNIESRLKLLYPNSHKLTISETGNKYTVHLSLHLDKIQN, from the coding sequence ATGAATCTCAATATTTTAAAAAACAACACCTCAAACAGCTTTCTAGCTCAAGGCTTGATTTGGTGTTTTTTCATTATAGCATCACTCGTCCAATTTTATGAAGCTCCTTATAAAATTTCGAGTGATTTTTTTGTGCAATGGGCTTCGGGTATCATCGTTTTTTATTTTAACTATTTTTATTGTGTCCCTCATTTATTGCTTCAAAAAAAATATGGTACCTATTTTTTATATCTCATAGCCCTTATAGGTTTTTTTATGATTATTCGCTCCTTGTATTTTATGCCCGAATTCAGAACAGATTTTCCGATTAGGAATAATGGTTCTTCAAATTTACCACCAATAAATCCAAGATTAAGACCTCGAAACCGTCCTCTTTTTTTTAAATTTTTTCCCTCTTTATTCTATATTTTATTAACTGCAATTAGCACTATCATCAAAATATTATCGGAGTACTATAGCAATCAACAGAATAAACTCATTGCCGAAGCTCAAAAAAATGCTTCAGATTTAATTTATTTACGCAAACAAACCAATCCCCATTTTTTATTCAACTCGCTTAATAGCATTTATTCGTTGGCTCATAAAAAATCCGATTTAGTACCTGATGCTATTGTCACCCTTTCGGAGCTTATGCGCTATATGCTCTATGAAACCGACAATAAATATGTTTTTCTGGAAAATGAAATCAACTATATCAAGAATTATATAGATTTGCAGAAACTGAGGCTAAATAATATCGAAAACATCACAATAAATGTTCACGGAGACACCAAAAACAAATTTATTGAACCCTTGTTATTGATTTCATTTATTGAAAATGCTTTTAAATACGGAACCGATTACAAAGGGGCTGCTTATGTCAAAATAAGAATTTCGATTGTGGACAACGATTTGGATTTTTTCGTAGAAAACAAAGTAGAAAAAATCACTATCGACCCTAAAAATTCAGGTATAGGTTTGTCTAATATCGAAAGTAGATTAAAACTTTTATATCCCAATTCCCACAAGCTCACTATTAGTGAAACGGGAAATAAATACACTGTTCATTTGAGTTTACATCTGGATAAAATCCAAAATTAA
- a CDS encoding DUF4907 domain-containing protein, with amino-acid sequence MMIINVLTKNCWQNGQQFLKIKYKNGLPALVFAFFLYACSPKKEYQLETIKVNNGWGYTITLGDKTIIKQTIIPVISKEKSFETEKDALKLGTLVVDKLNHDLSPTITKKDIILLAIKI; translated from the coding sequence ATGATGATAATTAATGTTTTAACTAAAAACTGCTGGCAAAATGGTCAGCAGTTTTTAAAAATAAAGTATAAAAATGGCCTTCCAGCCTTAGTCTTCGCATTTTTTCTGTATGCTTGTAGCCCAAAAAAAGAGTACCAACTCGAAACAATAAAAGTCAATAATGGCTGGGGCTACACCATAACACTTGGTGACAAAACCATCATAAAACAAACCATTATACCGGTGATTAGTAAAGAAAAAAGTTTTGAAACCGAAAAAGATGCCTTAAAATTAGGTACTTTGGTTGTCGATAAATTAAACCACGATCTATCGCCAACAATCACTAAAAAAGATATCATTTTATTAGCTATAAAAATCTAG
- a CDS encoding kelch repeat-containing protein — MNSFKTKTLLVTVICSLFFIGCSNDDDDDDLMGNWIKRSAFDGPARSSATFFVIDTYAFITTGYTGDDYLKDLWAYNSEGDYWEQKADFPGVGRSSASAFDLNNKGYVGLGYDGTNRLKDFYEYNPQTNTWSQKADFAGTARYGAVGFQVGGKAYFGTGYDGNHLKDFYQYNATTDTWTLANGFSGNKRRNATVFIIDDKAYLGTGINSGVYQTDFWVFDPKTEVWTRKRNLDDDEDDHDDYTIARSNASSFSMNGLGYIAVGENAKSIWEYNPSTDIWKERTSLEGSGRTDAIGFSINQRGFVLLGKSGTSYFDDTWEFKPLEEQNDDDN; from the coding sequence ATGAATAGCTTTAAAACAAAAACTCTTTTAGTAACTGTGATTTGCAGTTTATTTTTTATTGGATGTTCGAACGACGATGATGATGATGATTTGATGGGAAACTGGATAAAAAGATCCGCATTTGATGGTCCTGCTCGATCCAGTGCTACATTTTTTGTCATCGACACTTATGCTTTCATCACAACAGGCTACACTGGCGATGATTACTTAAAAGACCTTTGGGCGTACAATTCCGAAGGTGATTATTGGGAACAAAAAGCAGATTTCCCTGGCGTTGGTAGAAGTTCTGCATCAGCATTTGATTTGAATAATAAAGGCTATGTTGGTCTTGGTTACGATGGAACGAATCGCTTAAAAGACTTTTACGAATACAATCCGCAAACCAATACTTGGTCACAGAAAGCTGATTTTGCAGGAACCGCTAGATACGGTGCTGTAGGATTTCAAGTAGGCGGAAAAGCTTATTTTGGGACTGGATATGATGGAAACCATTTAAAGGACTTTTATCAATACAATGCTACAACAGATACTTGGACCTTAGCCAATGGCTTTAGCGGAAATAAAAGACGTAATGCCACTGTTTTTATCATTGACGATAAAGCTTATTTAGGGACAGGAATCAACAGTGGCGTTTATCAAACAGATTTTTGGGTTTTTGACCCCAAAACCGAAGTTTGGACAAGAAAAAGAAACCTTGATGATGACGAAGACGATCACGATGATTATACCATTGCCAGAAGTAATGCTTCGAGTTTCTCTATGAATGGATTAGGCTACATTGCGGTTGGCGAAAATGCAAAATCAATTTGGGAATACAATCCAAGCACTGATATTTGGAAAGAAAGAACTTCTCTTGAAGGTTCAGGTAGAACGGATGCTATTGGTTTTTCAATCAATCAAAGAGGTTTTGTATTATTAGGAAAATCAGGAACTTCATATTTTGACGACACTTGGGAATTCAAACCCTTAGAAGAACAAAACGATGATGATAATTAA
- a CDS encoding DUF6268 family outer membrane beta-barrel protein, with translation MRFLKIVTVLFLVSTQINSAQTLLTPYLNLKTEPTKKTTVTTNAFGITLKKNWSKNNEIENNMSYTKTNINQESNAYSFKNDSEYSSIENRLAYSRKVNDHFQLRAKVITAFNYDEKASWNDFLLLGEILIDYKINVHHSLSGGILRSTALGTPKILPSFTYHLQLNEKLKAAIGFPESQISYSNNSRNIFFWNHSYEGNQFNTNNGTGTFTFSQINSSLNYERQIDERWKANFKCGYSFQKDYKSTSSLDNSISLPIKDGYLLAIGLQYKL, from the coding sequence ATGAGATTTTTAAAAATTGTCACGGTTCTTTTTTTGGTAAGTACGCAAATAAATTCAGCACAAACACTGCTCACTCCTTACTTAAATCTAAAAACTGAGCCAACCAAAAAAACAACGGTTACAACTAACGCATTTGGAATTACATTAAAAAAAAATTGGTCAAAGAACAACGAGATTGAAAACAATATGAGCTATACGAAAACGAATATTAATCAAGAATCAAATGCCTATTCGTTCAAAAACGATAGTGAGTATTCAAGTATTGAAAATCGATTAGCATACAGCCGAAAAGTGAATGACCATTTTCAACTACGAGCTAAGGTCATCACAGCCTTTAATTATGACGAAAAAGCAAGCTGGAATGACTTTCTTTTATTAGGAGAAATACTGATAGATTATAAAATCAATGTTCATCACAGTTTGAGTGGAGGAATACTAAGGAGTACAGCATTAGGTACCCCAAAAATCCTTCCTTCATTTACCTATCATCTTCAATTGAATGAGAAACTAAAAGCGGCAATTGGTTTTCCAGAAAGCCAAATATCTTATTCAAATAATAGTCGAAATATATTCTTCTGGAACCATTCCTATGAAGGAAATCAATTCAATACCAACAATGGAACTGGAACATTTACTTTTTCACAAATTAATTCGAGCCTCAACTATGAACGTCAAATCGATGAGAGATGGAAAGCCAATTTCAAGTGTGGTTATTCCTTTCAAAAAGACTATAAATCTACCTCTTCGTTAGATAATTCAATTTCACTACCCATAAAAGATGGCTATTTACTGGCTATTGGTTTACAATACAAACTTTAA
- a CDS encoding DUF4270 family protein, whose amino-acid sequence MYRFLVVFFVLIVVISCDSDVDEGKFIVGSDYLSVTNKVLLLDTLTVDLSTIQLDSLITSNTSRILVGNYLDPLFGNVVSESYFQLTPTAYTIEDATSDTNAPNYVFDSIAMILKYDRYYYGDTTKVQNLSVHQLTQKVKPVSIDNSVKDFYNKSKLKYESQSLGGLTYKPRPIGRDSLNVRLSDSFGSALFLKLQKKEITDVNELIDYFKGIVIKSGSSSSNCVVGFGTSSVIRMYYSDSKSKIEEKSLYRDFTIADLSKQFNAIQSDRTGTLIENLPTSRFNLPSTSVFNQSFTQSGTGVMSRVSFPNLKQLQYIAAKGSIIKAELFIRPIKNSYSKSFPLADSLQVYTSDNLNRITSRLYGNDGNPVYGILNTKEDEFNESIGYTIPIGDFLRKEVLKLTETKASLLLALPSFDKGVNRVVFGDQSNKESKLQVKIYYITY is encoded by the coding sequence ATGTATCGATTTTTAGTTGTATTTTTTGTTTTGATAGTTGTGATTTCCTGTGATTCTGATGTTGATGAAGGGAAGTTTATTGTTGGGTCAGATTATTTGTCGGTGACCAATAAAGTCTTATTGCTTGATACCTTAACGGTTGATTTGTCTACGATTCAATTGGATTCTTTAATTACATCCAATACGAGTAGAATTTTGGTTGGTAATTATTTAGATCCCCTTTTTGGAAATGTTGTTTCAGAAAGTTATTTTCAATTGACGCCTACTGCTTATACTATTGAAGATGCCACATCAGACACGAATGCCCCTAATTACGTATTCGATTCAATAGCGATGATTTTAAAATATGATCGATATTATTATGGCGATACTACCAAAGTTCAAAATTTGTCAGTGCACCAATTGACCCAAAAAGTAAAACCAGTTTCTATAGATAATTCGGTAAAGGATTTTTATAATAAATCAAAATTAAAATATGAAAGCCAAAGTTTAGGAGGATTGACCTATAAACCTAGACCTATTGGACGAGATTCCTTGAATGTAAGATTGAGTGATAGTTTTGGAAGCGCTTTGTTCTTGAAGCTACAGAAAAAAGAGATTACAGATGTCAATGAATTGATTGATTATTTTAAAGGTATCGTCATCAAAAGTGGTTCTTCAAGTTCAAATTGTGTAGTTGGTTTTGGGACTTCAAGCGTGATACGAATGTATTATTCAGATTCTAAATCTAAGATCGAAGAAAAGTCTTTGTACAGAGATTTTACCATTGCTGATTTAAGTAAGCAGTTCAATGCTATACAATCCGATCGGACGGGTACTTTGATTGAAAATTTGCCTACCTCTAGATTTAATTTGCCCTCAACTAGTGTTTTTAATCAATCGTTTACTCAATCTGGAACTGGTGTTATGAGCCGAGTGAGTTTTCCTAATTTGAAGCAACTTCAGTACATAGCAGCGAAGGGCTCCATTATCAAAGCGGAGTTATTTATTCGACCGATTAAGAATTCGTATTCAAAGTCCTTTCCGTTGGCGGATTCCTTACAGGTCTATACTAGTGATAATCTAAATCGAATAACCTCTAGATTATATGGAAATGATGGAAATCCTGTGTACGGAATTTTAAATACGAAAGAAGATGAGTTCAATGAATCCATTGGTTACACAATACCCATCGGAGATTTTTTAAGAAAAGAAGTTTTGAAATTGACAGAAACCAAAGCGTCATTATTACTCGCGTTACCAAGCTTTGATAAAGGAGTAAATCGAGTGGTTTTTGGCGACCAAAGCAATAAAGAAAGTAAGCTTCAAGTAAAAATATATTACATTACGTATTAA
- a CDS encoding aromatic hydrocarbon degradation protein, translating to MKNNKIFVALLLLISSMSFSQSVSTSPYSIYGIGNLYQSDFGPIPSLGSSGLALPSSKFINNLNPASFGFLTANHFLFDVGGKAIQAEYKNNETSESRNNVQFSHIGFAFPVTSKSGLNIVLKPYTSSSYKITGLKLPIENSIESYYLSVLGSGGLNNFDVSYGYQLSKKWALGLTTSFLFGNTNDTRNYYVGTTITTIDKDIHYNGIRPVLGLQYQSEALLSFGGVVKFPAQVNASKVQTVSTVDNEVTTPLQTDVASNQDDFYIPLELGVGVSAKFKNNLQLTLDYERSFWSSTNQSDLYGSFVDSNRFAVGFLYKKPKERLSYFDRVQYSGGFNFDTGSLEVNNKKIEDKSISIGLSLPIDYTSSALNISYSYGQRAKISGGLIKENYHKLSLNLSLDGIWFVKRKIN from the coding sequence ATGAAAAACAATAAAATTTTCGTTGCACTATTGCTATTGATTAGCTCTATGTCTTTTTCACAAAGTGTATCCACTTCCCCTTATTCTATCTACGGAATTGGAAATCTTTATCAATCCGATTTTGGTCCCATTCCTTCCTTAGGCTCTTCAGGATTGGCATTGCCGTCATCCAAATTTATTAATAACTTGAACCCAGCTTCATTTGGTTTTCTAACGGCGAATCACTTTTTGTTTGATGTGGGAGGGAAAGCTATTCAAGCGGAGTATAAGAACAATGAAACTTCTGAGAGTAGAAATAATGTTCAATTTTCACATATTGGGTTCGCTTTTCCAGTAACTTCAAAATCAGGATTGAATATTGTATTAAAGCCGTATACTAGTTCTTCTTATAAGATTACTGGTTTAAAATTACCCATTGAGAATAGTATAGAAAGCTATTATTTGAGTGTTTTAGGTAGCGGTGGACTCAATAATTTTGATGTTTCTTATGGCTATCAATTGTCCAAAAAATGGGCTTTGGGTCTTACGACTTCGTTTTTATTTGGGAATACTAATGATACAAGAAATTACTATGTAGGAACTACAATTACTACAATTGACAAAGACATCCATTACAACGGAATTCGGCCTGTTTTAGGACTGCAATACCAGTCAGAAGCACTTCTTAGTTTTGGTGGAGTGGTTAAATTTCCGGCTCAAGTAAATGCTTCTAAAGTACAAACAGTAAGTACTGTCGATAACGAAGTTACAACTCCTTTGCAAACCGATGTTGCTTCCAATCAAGATGATTTTTATATTCCTCTTGAGTTGGGAGTAGGGGTGAGTGCTAAATTCAAAAACAACTTACAACTTACTTTAGATTATGAACGTAGTTTTTGGAGCTCTACAAATCAATCTGATTTGTATGGAAGTTTTGTTGATAGTAATCGATTTGCTGTGGGATTTTTATATAAAAAACCTAAAGAACGACTCAGTTATTTTGACCGCGTACAGTATTCGGGAGGATTTAATTTTGATACTGGTTCGCTTGAGGTGAATAATAAAAAAATTGAAGATAAATCAATCTCTATTGGTTTGTCATTACCAATAGATTATACTTCTAGCGCTTTGAATATATCTTATTCGTACGGACAAAGAGCAAAAATTAGTGGAGGTTTAATCAAGGAAAATTACCATAAACTATCGTTGAATTTGTCACTTGATGGCATTTGGTTTGTAAAAAGAAAAATAAATTAA
- the murI gene encoding glutamate racemase, translated as MNNNQPIGVFDSGIGGTSIWKAIHQLLPNEQTIYLADSKNAPYGQKSKQEIIALSIKNTELLLEMGCKLIVVACNTATTNAIRELRAKYDIPFIGIEPAIKPAATHSKTQTIGILATQGTLNSELFNKTVEMYQNTKIIEQIGHGLVQLIESGNIDSTEMNQLLTEYLTPMIEANIDYLVLGCSHYPYLIPQIKKILPPHIQIIDSGEAVAKQTQNVLKEKVGLSNLTESHPIFYTNTDSKVLSDILENNYEVLYKDF; from the coding sequence ATGAATAATAACCAACCCATTGGCGTTTTTGATTCTGGTATCGGTGGCACTTCTATTTGGAAAGCCATCCATCAATTGCTTCCTAACGAACAAACTATTTATTTGGCCGATAGTAAGAATGCTCCTTACGGACAAAAGTCCAAACAGGAAATCATAGCATTGAGCATAAAAAACACAGAACTTTTACTAGAAATGGGATGTAAACTGATAGTAGTGGCTTGTAATACTGCCACTACCAATGCCATTAGAGAATTAAGAGCCAAATACGACATTCCTTTTATCGGGATTGAACCAGCTATCAAACCTGCGGCAACACATTCTAAGACTCAAACGATTGGGATTCTTGCCACTCAAGGCACTTTAAACAGTGAATTATTCAACAAAACAGTCGAGATGTATCAAAACACCAAAATCATTGAACAAATTGGTCACGGATTGGTTCAACTAATTGAAAGCGGTAACATCGACTCTACAGAAATGAATCAATTGCTTACTGAATATCTTACACCAATGATCGAGGCAAATATTGATTATCTTGTTTTAGGATGTAGTCATTATCCTTACCTTATACCTCAAATAAAAAAAATACTGCCTCCCCATATTCAAATAATTGATTCTGGAGAAGCAGTTGCGAAACAGACACAGAATGTTTTGAAAGAAAAAGTAGGACTCTCTAATTTGACTGAAAGTCACCCCATTTTTTATACCAATACAGATTCGAAAGTCCTTTCGGATATACTAGAAAACAACTATGAAGTTCTTTATAAAGACTTTTAA
- a CDS encoding OmpH family outer membrane protein has product MKQIKTLLIAAMVVLGANTMNAQAKVAHVNVAEIMTKMPAMLDAQKQLEKLSTTYDAEYKKMVTEYQDLLKKYDAEAKTVTDAVNETRGKEVQDMQQRIVAYRDNAQKELQQKESDITKPLYEKVRTSIQKIGKAKGMQYILDAASLLLADGPDLTADVKKDLGF; this is encoded by the coding sequence ATGAAACAAATCAAAACTTTATTAATTGCAGCAATGGTAGTATTGGGAGCAAATACAATGAATGCTCAAGCAAAGGTTGCACATGTAAATGTTGCTGAAATTATGACTAAAATGCCAGCTATGCTAGATGCTCAAAAACAACTAGAAAAATTGAGCACTACTTATGATGCAGAATATAAAAAAATGGTAACTGAGTATCAAGATTTATTAAAAAAATACGATGCTGAAGCAAAAACTGTTACTGATGCCGTGAATGAAACTCGTGGTAAAGAAGTACAAGACATGCAACAACGTATAGTAGCTTACAGAGATAATGCTCAAAAAGAGTTACAACAAAAAGAATCTGATATTACTAAACCATTATACGAAAAAGTAAGAACATCTATCCAAAAAATTGGTAAAGCAAAAGGAATGCAATACATTTTGGATGCTGCTTCACTTTTATTAGCAGACGGTCCAGACTTGACTGCTGATGTAAAAAAAGATTTAGGATTCTAA
- a CDS encoding OmpH family outer membrane protein: protein MRKHILFIFLSLFGVVIGNAQSKGPKIGYIDMEYILQNVNGYIDATNQLEAKAQTWKQEIEVKKNEIKKLKDALTIEKALLTRELIEERETEIKFLDTELLEYQQKRFGANGDYIYQKSSLSKPVQDQVFTIVQDIAERLKFDFIFDKTSDMTMLFAAKRFDISDQVLRKLNNTEKREQLSKKQLEAEQVKEKIQEALDENPELNERQLQIEAKKAAREKALTERIQLQEQKRKEFEENRRKLKEEREAKKNGTVSAPTEKVATEKANTEKTAVTAKDGTAPATKSDAEIERERVAAERAKSAEAKKQEIADRKKALEEKRKKILEEREAQRKAKEEELKQKTNGN, encoded by the coding sequence ATGAGAAAACATATTTTATTTATATTTTTATCCCTTTTTGGAGTTGTAATTGGTAATGCCCAATCTAAAGGCCCAAAAATTGGTTACATAGATATGGAGTACATTTTACAAAATGTAAATGGCTATATTGACGCAACCAATCAACTTGAAGCTAAAGCTCAAACTTGGAAACAAGAAATTGAAGTTAAAAAAAATGAAATAAAAAAATTAAAAGACGCTCTTACCATTGAAAAAGCATTGCTTACAAGAGAATTAATCGAGGAAAGAGAAACCGAAATTAAATTTCTTGACACTGAATTATTAGAATATCAACAAAAAAGGTTTGGAGCTAATGGGGATTATATATATCAAAAAAGTTCCTTGTCAAAACCGGTACAAGATCAGGTTTTCACTATTGTTCAAGATATTGCAGAACGTTTAAAATTTGATTTTATTTTTGATAAGACTTCGGATATGACAATGCTTTTTGCAGCAAAAAGATTCGACATTAGTGATCAGGTATTGCGAAAATTAAACAATACTGAAAAGCGAGAGCAACTCAGTAAAAAACAACTAGAAGCTGAACAGGTTAAAGAAAAAATTCAAGAAGCTCTAGATGAAAATCCAGAGTTAAATGAACGTCAATTACAAATAGAAGCCAAAAAAGCTGCTAGAGAAAAAGCGCTAACAGAACGTATTCAGTTACAAGAGCAGAAAAGAAAAGAATTCGAAGAAAATAGACGTAAATTAAAAGAAGAAAGAGAAGCTAAAAAAAATGGCACAGTTTCTGCACCCACTGAAAAAGTAGCCACAGAAAAGGCCAATACAGAAAAAACAGCTGTAACAGCAAAAGACGGCACTGCACCAGCAACAAAGAGTGATGCTGAAATTGAAAGAGAAAGAGTTGCTGCTGAAAGAGCCAAATCAGCTGAAGCTAAAAAACAAGAAATAGCCGATCGTAAAAAAGCATTAGAGGAAAAAAGAAAAAAGATATTAGAAGAAAGAGAAGCTCAGAGAAAAGCTAAAGAAGAAGAATTAAAACAAAAAACAAACGGAAATTAA